The following coding sequences lie in one Colias croceus chromosome 1, ilColCroc2.1 genomic window:
- the LOC123691192 gene encoding trypsin CFT-1-like produces MRAYILCALLVATVAGLPEQRIIGGVEADISSYPYAAVLLRYNSNTGSYEQQCGGAIINNRSILTSVNCVINDSPQIWSARLGSSLANSGGVLYTAGSFIIHPQYTVYNSDNDVAILRTQGFITYGSNIRNIGIAGSGYILNDNTLVTLVGWGAIGYEQEKSNQLLKADLRIINHTTCRQNYNIISMEVTENMMCAGNPSGGIDFCEGDVGNALVHNNVLIGVASWRTAICGLADYPGVYTSVNKYTSWIQSNA; encoded by the exons ATGAGGGCTTATATTTTGTGTGCTCTGTTAGTAGCAACTGTTGCAG GACTACCTGAACAGAGGATTATTGGTGGCGTTGAAGCAGACATCTCATCCTACCCTTATGCAGCTGTGCTTCTGCGCTACAACTCCAACACCGGCTCATACGAACAACAATGTGGCGGCGCTATCATTAACAACAGATCGATTCTTACTTCTGTTAACTGCgttat aaACGATTCACCTCAGATATGGAGCGCTCGACTTGGGTCGTCGTTGGCCAATAGCGGAGGAGTCCTTTACACAGCTGGATCCTTCATCATTCACCCGCAATACACTGTGTACAATAGCGATAACGATGTTGCCATCCTGAGAACTCAAGGTTTTATTACCTACGGCTCAAATATTAGAAACATTGGTATTGCCGGTTCCGGATATATTCTCAACGACAACACTCTAGTAACTCTTGTTGGATGGGGAGCTATAGGG TACGAACAAGAAAAATCAAACCAGCTACTCAAGGCCGATTTGAGGATCATTAACCATACGACTTGCAGACAAAACTATAACATCATTTCTATGGAAGTGACAGAGAATATGATGTGCGCTGGCAACCCTAGCGGTGGTATCGACTTCTGCGAAGGAGACGTCGGCAACGCTTTGGTTCACAACAACGTGCTGATTGGCGTCGCATCTTGGCGCACCGCTATCTGTGGCTTAGCTGATTACCCTGGCGTTTATACCAGTGTTAATAAATACACTTCCTGGATCCAATCCAATGCATAA
- the LOC123696108 gene encoding uncharacterized protein LOC123696108 isoform X2, which translates to MCSPCGPMVCYKYEDCGPPKGRSNNADPQAEESGTEKKNEKENQLKRTKSRELRGGIMYYSCHCIKRNGLQHDCRRTGCGGEPACLVLPDPLCAPSQLARARGLADPAPLAAHYRAQAGGSGASADSSGPSGGGKRFIVCELKGIMPEAQTEKGNKCCCSASKAGGTIADDEKEAAAGLPVLVMKLC; encoded by the exons AT gTGTTCGCCATGTGGACCAATGGTATGCTACAAATATGAAGACTGCGGGCCTCCC aaAGGTAGATCTAACAATGCAGATCCTCAAGCAGAGGAGAGCGGCACGGAAAAAAAGAATGAGAAAGAGAATCAACTCAAAAGAACGAAAAGTCGTGAGCTTCGTGGTGGGATAATGTATTACAGTTGCCACTGCATCAAACGCAATGGCTTGCAACACGATTGTAGGCGAACTGGATGCGGGGGGGAACCAGCGTGTCTAGTTCTGCCTGACCCCTTATGTGCTCCAAGTCAACTAGCGCGTGCGCGGGGACTTGCAGATCCTGCTCCGTTAGCAGCACATTATCGAGCACAAGCTGGTGGCTCTGGAGCATCTGCAGATAGCAGTGGCCCATCTGGTGGAGGGAAGAGGTTCATAGTGTGTGAGTTAAAAGGAATAATGCCTGAAGCTCAAACTGAAAAGGGAAATAAATGCT GTTGTTCTGCTTCGAAAGCTGGAGGGACAATAGCAGATGATGAAAAGGAAGCTGCAGCGGGCTTGCCAGTTTTAGTCATGAAACTTTGCTAa
- the LOC123696619 gene encoding sperm mitochondrial-associated cysteine-rich protein-like, with amino-acid sequence MSAPFYSYDPCVCTGMPCGACYPYSTKPCAASCNDLGKCSVCPGGGCSPCPAPVRPCPAPCPALPILPCLPPCPPCDKPATPIPPPAPSCDSVAIPCCRPNRCRPCPCYCCTEPALCSVKRCSHPGVPVCCGRCGPCMPIW; translated from the exons ATGAGTGCACCGTTTTATAGTTACGACCCTTGCGTTTGTACTGGGATGCCTTGCGGGGCCTGCTACCCGTATTCAACGAAGCCTTGCGCAGCATCATGTAACGACCTGGGAAAGTGCTCCGTGTGTCCCGGTGGTGGATGTTCCCCGTGCCCTGCGCCAGTGCGACCATGTCCAGCTCCATGCCCGGCTCTTCCAATTTTACCCTGTTTGCCCCCATGTCCACCGTGTGATAAG CCAGCGACTCCAATTCCACCGCCAGCGCCATCTTGCGACAGCGTGGCGATACCGTGCTGCAGGCCGAACCGCTGCAGGCCGTGTCCATGCTACTGCTGCACTGAGCCCGCCTTGTGCTCTGTGAAGCGCTGCAGCCACCCCGGTGTACCTGTCTGTTGTGGTCGTTGTGGACCTTGTATGCCCATTTGGTGA
- the LOC123696108 gene encoding uncharacterized protein LOC123696108 isoform X1, which produces MCSPCGPMVCYKYEDCGPPKGRSNNADPQAEESGTEKKNEKENQLKRTKSRELRGGIMYYSCHCIKRNGLQHDCRRTGCGGEPACLVLPDPLCAPSQLARARGLADPAPLAAHYRAQAGGSGASADSSGPSGGGKRFIVCELKGIMPEAQTEKGNKCCKCPLISNVIQSKGNPSYDKDKCCCNATSQPDSISPLFLFDETTLASILNRFNDKEVDSDDVVIGPGGRPRKPQIKAPKEVCNRSGCVHWKPPPPCVWDAPCKADCFEAPPGIQPGRNPLTGGGGGSNTSGAYNTGEKIKLLTLTSL; this is translated from the exons AT gTGTTCGCCATGTGGACCAATGGTATGCTACAAATATGAAGACTGCGGGCCTCCC aaAGGTAGATCTAACAATGCAGATCCTCAAGCAGAGGAGAGCGGCACGGAAAAAAAGAATGAGAAAGAGAATCAACTCAAAAGAACGAAAAGTCGTGAGCTTCGTGGTGGGATAATGTATTACAGTTGCCACTGCATCAAACGCAATGGCTTGCAACACGATTGTAGGCGAACTGGATGCGGGGGGGAACCAGCGTGTCTAGTTCTGCCTGACCCCTTATGTGCTCCAAGTCAACTAGCGCGTGCGCGGGGACTTGCAGATCCTGCTCCGTTAGCAGCACATTATCGAGCACAAGCTGGTGGCTCTGGAGCATCTGCAGATAGCAGTGGCCCATCTGGTGGAGGGAAGAGGTTCATAGTGTGTGAGTTAAAAGGAATAATGCCTGAAGCTCAAACTGAAAAGGGAAATAAATGCTGTAAGTGTCCACTTATATCGAATGTTATTCAATCAAAAGGAAACCCTAGCTACGACAAAGATAAATGCTGCTGCAACGCTACTAGTCAGCCTGATAGCATATCGCCCCTTTTTCTTTTTGATGAAACAACTTTAGCAAGTATACTCAATAGATTTAACGATAAAGAAGTAGATTCGGATGATGTCGTAATAGGACCCGGTGGTCGTCCTCGAAAACCACAAATAAAAGCTCCAAAAGAAGTTTGTAATCGATCAGGTTGTGTACATTGGAAACCACCACCGCCCTGTGTTTGGGATGCTCCTTGCAAAGCTGACTGTTTTGAGGCACCACCGGGTATTCAACCTGGACGCAATCCGCTAACGGGTGGCGGTGGCGGTTCTAATACATCTGGTGCTTACAATACtggtgaaaaaataaaactcctTACACTTACCTCATTATAA
- the LOC123696490 gene encoding cornifin-A-like, with protein sequence MCSMCFCPTCPAILPCGTGPCTFSCPPPAPCCQPCCPPPVPCTPCPPCICKPNFRPPPAPVIPDCVPPIVPIFPCCKPRRAPPSDPPPYPPPKPVCCPPVLPCCPPPEPCDPPPVCPCVEPINCYQPVLPCCNPQCPPPILPKQRPICPRAPPAPYPCLPVCRSCCPDCELDPVTRRRPLIVHDSVFANRPSAFPKECFNRRNQNVRYSVCNYFKQSPTPNPCYHVPVPLR encoded by the exons atgtgttcaATGTGTTTTTGCCCGACTTGTCCAGCTATATTACCTTGTGGGACGGGTCCGTGCACGTTTTCTTGTCCACCACCAGCGCCATGTTGCCAGCCTTGCTGTCCTCCTCCCGTACCATGCACCCCGTGCCCACCCTGTATTTGTAAACCGAACTTTAGACCACCACCGGCTCCAGTTATACCGGATTGTGTACCACCTATAGTTCCCATATTTCCTTGTTGCAAGCCTCGCCGAGCGCCACCTAGCGACCCACCTCCCTATCCTCCACCGAAGCCTGTCTGTTGCCCACCAGTTTTACCTTGTTGCCCACCTCCAGAACCTTGTGATCCTCCACCA gtCTGTCCTTGCGTCGAACCGATAAATTGCTATCAACCAGTATTGCCTTGCTGTAATCCCCAATGTCCACCGCCGATTCTTCCCAAACAGCGCCCTATATGTCCGAGAGCTCCACCAGCACCGTACCCTTGCTTACCTGTGTGTCGAAGTTGCTGCCCTGACTGCGAACTAGACCCAGTTACCCGACGCAGACCTCTCATTGTCCATGACAGCGTTTTCGCTAATAGACCGTCAGCTTTTCCCAAAGAATGCTTCAATAGACGCAATCAAAATGTCCGCTATTCAGTATGCAATTACTTTAAACAG AGCCCAACACCAAATCCATGTTATCATGTTCCTGTTCCATTGAGGTAA